Part of the Motacilla alba alba isolate MOTALB_02 chromosome Z, Motacilla_alba_V1.0_pri, whole genome shotgun sequence genome, AATTCTGAGAAGGTCCAACATGTAACACAACTGATGAAACTATATACGGTGAATAGAAAtgagtttgtgtttttctgaaaggtctatttgaaagtaaaaaacaaactaaataaataggaaattcttaaaaaaatttacattcagCCTTCATAAATATTAGGATATTTTTGCTATCCAAATCAGTGTTGCCtgttaaaattttgaattttagtTCTACATggctgcaggaaagggaaaaaaaagacatgttaACACTCTACACCTAGGtacctttcttctttttcttcgTTTTCTTACTACTACGGCCTTTCTGTTGTTCCTCCATTATCCTCTCCTCTGCCATTTGAGAGCTGTCGGCACGGCTCAGCGTTGACATCAGCCAGGCATAGAGGAACTCGGAGAGGTACCTGCACGGAAGCCGTACGCAGCTGTTATGGGCTGCAGCGCACCGCACACTCGCGCTGTGCGTGTCCCGCCGAGTACCAGGGCACTTGCTCCAAGAGGTAAAGGATGTATCCTAGCAGAGGGCAATGCTTATGGGCCATGAAAACTCTTTGTTTTGTATGGCTGGAATCAACACATTGGTCTACGTTCATGTTCTGGTTCAGATTCAACCACAAACAGCTCAAGGTATGCAAGCTTCTTACACATTTACTAAGTGAAGTCTAAGcttcttatttcaaaatttctgtAAGACCAAATTTTTCTAGAACTCTTCCCCCACCAAatcaagtgggttttttttaaagatactaTGTTAATACCTTTTTCTACTTTTGTTATGCCTTGTTATTCTGAGAAACAATATAACTACTGACTTTTTCAAGCATTAAAAAGCTGTGAATTATTACATAAAGGGGCCAAGCCCAGAGACACACAACATCCTTATGCAGTTCTGTCAGAGTTAAAGAGACAActttaagaacattttttagaaaatggAAGCGAGTCCAGTAACTATCTTTTACTTGACTTCAAATCAAAAGGAACAggggaaaaagaatttaaaaaaaattacagatttggagtaaaataaaattgtagTAATAGTTATAAAAATTTTGtaatcagaataaaaattactgaGAAATTTGAGTTTCATTTGCACATTACCTCTCAGAAactgctgctccttttttctcctcaagtgAGAAAGCAGTTGACATGACAATTCCAACTACAAGTGGTTTTATTAAATTGGTAGAGGGAAATATgggcaggtaaaaaaaaaaaaactttctcaTACAAAAGTTGATATTACTTATTGAGCTACTAATTGAAAAAGATTGCCATCTTCTGTTAacttctgaaatattatttttttcacttaatcCACTGTTGAAACAACATAGAAATGCAATACATTGAAGTTTGTGTCATTTGCACTGTTGTAATCTTTCAGTAAGAAGGCTTATGGCCTACATAGGAATCTCTtggtagtttaaaaaaattttaaattctcttttggCACAAGCCATTaactatgaaaaataattgatgtgaatggaagtggaaaaaaaaaagtattctgtttccagaaaatgtgatcATTTTCACTAAAGGTGGAGGATGTCTCTTCAAATATACCCCAGCTAAGAAGTTAATTTTAGCTAGTCACTTTCAGATTACAGTTATGACTTAAAACTTCACAGAACTTTTCCAGAATACGAGAGATCAATAAGACTAGTGATCCTGATACtacaaaggcagaaaagaataaaggaaaattgcttttctcctgcatgCTCTTGTCTACCAAAATCAGCATACATTTCATTCATTGCCAATTAAAGACCCTCTGCCAAAACGCTAAACAGAGTGAGAATTactatttcagagaaaaaaggtaCACTATTTAGTAAGTTTAAAAAGCTAGAGACCAACggattttttcctccacttGTAATATTATAAATAGGTAAACCAAAAACAGTGTTGATCAAGCTTCAGATcataaaatcatattttaagtCCCTCCTTCAAATATGTGTAATTATAGCTCCCTGGGAGCATCCCTCCTCGAAGAGCTGTCAATAAAGCATCTTCTTACCAATAGATGTAGTAATATTCATGCATACTGTAAAGTTCTAACTCAAAGCCACTGAGAAGATACTGTATCATAATACGAAGGTTGTGATATAGGACCCAGGTGCCCAAGCAAGCCAAATGTTGCCTTTGTGGTTCCTGCTTCAGTAACATGCTATGAAGTGCTGCATCTACTTTCTCTGcctgttgaaaaaaaaacaaaggaccTCAAAGTAAtagacagaggaggaaaaatatttgactgAAACAGCATCCTAagccagaaataaaattttaacaaattgGGTCGGTAAATTTATGCTCCAGATTAAAAGATGGAAATAAGTCTAGAACTGTCAGAAAACTGGAGACTCGCCTAAGTAAATTCTGCtgcacagaacaaaaatattctacACAGTAATATAGCAAGGACATTAGATagataaaatttgaaatttttaaaggtatttgtATATAGATCATTAGCAGTTACATGAGCACAAACTCAGAACCCATTACATGCTGGTGTTCATTGTTTATACTGGCaataattacttcttttttcttaaaaaaaaccaaacctagctgcattgaaaaaataattttataagcTTTATATGCAAGAAACACACTGTGTTCCACCAGAGTAACTAAAATATTGCCAAGACCAATTTTGTCTTAAGAAGCAAGTTGAAGTCTCCCACAGTTGGAATATCATCAGTAAGCCTAAAGAGAACAATACATATAACCTgctagaaaatgaaaacaaacagtgCCTCAGCTACAATACTGCAACAAACTCAAACCATCTTGAAGAAAGCTGGAGCACACAAAATCTCCCTCCAACTCCCAAGTTTCTCAATTGTTCTCCTTGCCATCTTGGGAAGTATTTTATTATATGGCTCTCACTGCTGAGGAAACTTACTTCCAGCAAGAGAGaatctattttttcttctcatctctCCCCATTATTGAGAGATGTCCAAAATCAGTTGGAGCACATATATTTAAgagttatttttttactttctttttaataataataaaactttGCAGTTTACATCTCACATAGGTATAAGGCTGAATTTTTAAAGGTGTCTTGTAAGCACACCTTGTCTATCTCCCCCCGGTTATATCTTGCAGACTGAAAATCACAAGCAGGATAGAGACTAAAAGCTGTTCAGTTACCATTAAATTACATCGCAACAGGTCTTTCTGAAGTCTACTTATTAGACAAAGTTAATCTTAAAATATGTAGTATGTTTTTGTTCAACATATCTAGCACAAAGATTTTGGATGTATTCTAACAACTTCTTGTTAAATGTACTAAATTTTAGGAGTCCTTGTCTTAAGGATTTTCCATCATTCATTTAGAATTTAGTACCATGCTTCACTCTGGCATTAATAAACCTGGAAAGAAACTTTGCTGGCCTGCTGCCTAGGACATTACCTCATCTTGTAGTGTGGCAAATTCCTCAAGGATGTGACCTAGTTTATCTCTCTGACGAGCTCTGTTGTGTCCATGGATTTGAATCAGACTACAGAATGGCTGAAAGAAGCAAAGTGCAATTTTAAATTACCAATACAACTTTGAAACTACAGGAGAAGTACGATGATGTCTATTTAGGCACCTGGTTTATAAATCTATATTAGGAGGTGGGTTCCTTACCGCTCCCTACGAAGTGCAAGTTAGCAGGAAAGCAAACTCTGGAGTGATTGAAGAGCCAAACACTCTGCACACAAGTTGATGTGAGACTAAGTCAGCATCCTTTAGGAAGGTCACCAGAGCAAATTTCTTGGGACTAAAGAGGTATTTCTTATGCCTAAATCCATGTGCCCAAGGTGGTTAAGGtagccaatggcatcctggcctgcatcagAAACACTGtgtccagcaggaccagggcagtggtTGTCCCTCTCTACTCAGAACTGGTGGGTGAGGCCTTGCCTCATATCTCGTTTATTTCTGGGCCCCTCACAACAAGAGAGACACTGAGGGAGCATGTCCACAGCAGAGCAATGGAACTGGTGAAGGATCTGTGTCACgagtcctgtgaggagtggctgagggagctagGGGTGTTTCTATTTtaccctggagaaaaggaggctcaggggaagtcttatcactctctacaaccacctggaaggagggtgcagccaggtggggctcATCTCTTCTGTCaagagacaggacaagaggaaaaggcCTCAAGTcatgccaggggaggtttgtactgaatattaagaaaaatttcttcccaatgaagtttgtcaagcattggaaccAGCTACTCAAGAAAGTAGTTGAGcccccatctctggaagtatTGAAAGGATGTGTAGTCATGGCACTCAGGGGTGTGGTTTAgtgatggacttggcagtgctggtttgACTCAATGACTttggaggtattttccaacctaaataattctgattttgttAAGATTTTCACCATGCCACATTCATCAACAGAATCTTAAAAAACTGAAACTGAACAgaatatcaaaataattttgttttcattagtGATGCATTTGTGACATGAAACTACTCTGTAAAGAGGTAGTAGATTCAGATTTCTTATAAAGtgaaatgttaaataaaagTATGGAAGCCAATAATTAcaccagatttttaaaagacattacCAATTTACGATGGCTAACTTCCTCAATTTTACCTTCATGGCTAACTTCCTCAATTTTACCTTCATGGCAGGTGTGTAAAATAACTTgtctcatttttaaatgtatgcaAATCTGCCGAGttctcacacacacatacatgttATAACTGGAAAGAACACTTACCCGAACACAATGTGTGACAAAGGAATCAATATAGTCTTTTGCCTGGTGGTTATTATAAAGACAACACCTAAAAAGGAAATATCCATGTACATACGTATTTTTTATAAATGCCACCAGTCTATGtagcacaaaacaaaaaagaaccatgagcacagcaacagcaacTGAGTCGCTCATACATAAGCACTATGTACAAAATGTACGTTTTCTGTACATTGTTATGGCTCTTGCAAGCAGAAATATCTTTTCATCAGACATGTAAACACATACAAGTACACTCAAGATCCACTTACTTTGGAGAAAGTACTGGAGGACTAACGAAAGATCTTAAGGCATCTTTTACCATGTCTTGCATGAGATGAGTGCCAAACACCTTCTTGTTATCTACTAAGAAAGTTGTCTAAaagtaaaaatgtgtttttagaAACAtgttttaacttaaaaatagTGCTCTAGAATTACTAATAGAAAGCTCTGGCAATAccttttttatataataaaattgTAAGATTACTTCAAGAATTAAAATGGTTCAACTAGGCCCAAGGTTAAAGACTCAGAAATCTTGAGACCTGACACTTCTGTGGTATTCCCAGGACACCAAATACAGCTCTATTACTTGCATAATAGAGTGCATGCATAATTGTTTAATTTCTTGGATGATAAATCAGACATTTCTGAAGATTAGCCTAAAAATATGTGCCTTCTCTGGACACAGATGAGGATATATCTCCAGACTACTGTTGAGGTTTTTCAATCCCTAGGGATGCTACTACTTACATCAGTCATGTCTGATACTCATTTAACTCCCCTCCATGAGTGCTGCGTCCCTTTCTTACATGATCCTTCAGCAGTTGAAGAAAAAACTCTGCTGTCAGGCACCCACAGGGGTTACACAAACAAATGTAGTGGAAGATGAGAACACACACAGTAGGAACACATTTTACTTGCCCACAGTTATAGTCCATTGGCTCTACACATGGTTTAATAGGGATCAAATTAAAtgctttctgttttaattaGCATGTACTAAAATGATCAAAGCAACAGcgttttaaaattattttaaaaattagatcAAAACATAAGCCTTCATATATAGAATCACATAATGGTTTGCAGTGGAATGGACActaaagatcacctagttccaaacCCCCAGCTataggcagggacactttcctgGCCCTGAACGCTTAgtggagcatccacaacttctctgggcagcctcttccaatgACTCATCATCCTCATAGCAAAGTATTTCTTCCATAATACTTAATACTTAAATATCACCAGAACATTATTTACCACTTAACTATTATTAACTTACATGCAAATTATTGAAATACCTAAAGAACAGGATTTTATAATGAACAGagaagtattttattaatagaCATAATTAGGACTTGCCTGTAACAGGGATCTTGAAAGAACACAGGGTGATTGCTCACTAAACTCACAGAAAAAGTCCTAGCATATatgtaggaaaagaaaaaatgacaaATCAGGTTAATATGCCAGTTTATATATGCATAAATATACAACCAATCATTTTACACACACACGCATCTTTCCTAAACAAATATATACAGCTGTGTAAATACAGctatattttgtttaaaagcatACACAAACAGCATAGCTTACACAACTTGTAAGAAACAGACCATGAATAGTTTGAACAGaacaaaatacattatttgtAATAGATCTGTAATTGCAGAAGATTTTCTAACAAAAAGGTTTCTGAATTTTCAAATGCTACAACTAGAAGGATgacagtacagaaaaaaatactgtgagaTTGTTAAGATGATGATGTAACTATACCAGGTATTGAACAAAActgagaattaattttaaaaattgattgaAACCCAGGCAAAGTTTAACTGGTACCAGGCGCTTCATGCAAACACTCCTTTCATTAATTAATAGGAAATAGGAAGATGAGAGGTTTGTTGTAACTGTATCTCTTTTATCAGTAAGTGAATGCATGGAcaccaaaaaatatttcaagcatTGAAGCATCTTCTAATAAATGTAGGCAgtaactaaaaataatttcagttattCAGGAAATAATATAAGCAGGTGCTTAACTTTATGCCTATTTAGGGAACACCTATTTAGTGCCCTCTTGTGTTATAGGCACATGTTCAGAATACTGCTTAATGaattcaaaaaaaatcagatatatAGCAAAGAGTTATGTTCTGTTGCTGTAGACACAGCTCTTCAACCAAAGAAACTTGCTTGGCCTTGGCCAGTAAGACATGTGTAAGAGATGtttgagagaagaaaagatctttatcaaaagaagaaaattagtaACTACCAGCAAGAATAGTAAATTTTGAAATTGAGCCTAACAGTTTAAAAACACCAAATACATACATAGTGCTCAGTTTTCTCTCCAGTGAGCAAGAGCATTCATATATGGAATGATTTTTTTGCAAGTCACATTTTCAGATCTTATATCTGgcaataaataagaaatattcaTGCTTACCAGTATACAGTGCAAGTTACTTAAGTTGACTACTTCACATACAGTTTTTATTCGGTCTATTagtttggaaaaataattgaccatttcttcccttttaataatttttgcatATCGAGGGAAAGTTGGTGGCAGCAATCTCTGATTAACAAGTGGCTCAAATCCCATCATAATAGGATGATCTAAAGAAAGAAGAGGGGAGAGAGACAGAAGAGCTGCAtataagttttgttttcagaaccCCCTTCAGTAATACAAATTATTCAATTAGCCAAAATGAATTCTTTAAGCGACAGTTAACTTCCTGAGACTCCAACAACCCAACTACGACAATGATTTactctttaaaaaacccaagtcCTCGTCTACAAACAGTGAAGTACTGTTCCCTATTTTAAAATGGCATATACACTGATTCTAAGTGAAATGCACTTAATCAAAAGTTCACATTATCTCTGGCTTTGAAATGACAGTGTTGCTCTCAGGAGAACCACCACctggtaaaataaaattaaaatcaaacaatGCAGATCTGTAACAATTTGCATAACAAGTGTTTTAGTTCAAAGTAAATAGTgatttcaactttttttttttaatacacaaaggtatttatatttatgaagCGATCATatccaggaaaggaaaaaatggtcTAATTTGATACATACCTCCTTTAGTGGTATCATTCTGTGCCTGCATACCATGATGCAATGAATTGTGTATGGCAGAGAGCAAGTCAGCTGCCTGAGTCATTAGTTTCTGAGCTTCTGCAACTGCACTTGTCTGAAAGGCAGGAAACAATTACTATCATTACAAACCAATACATTTTGACTATCTAATTAATgttggtattaaaaaaaaaaaaggaagggcaTTAAAATTCTGATATTCTTACATAAccaattctgaaaaaaacccaaacaacccaacATTTTGTGCGGTAGTGTATTTTATGAACCTGTACATAAATTCAATGCTGTATATTTATTTGGCTGTGTAAGACTTTACAATAGTTACAACTGAAAGTCTTGTATACAATGCATCACAGTCTGCTTGGGGGGGCATGTAGTTCTAGCCCTTTGCCTTAAAACATGAAGTTCTTTCCCCTCTCAGCAATTAGGAAATCTTATATTCAAGTAACAGGCAAATTGTATGGATTGCTATTAAATTCCTCTTCTCAGACCAAAGATATCTAGATATAAATTCCATATCACATGGAAGGAAAAGGATTATTTTGTCCTAATATGGACAAAATATTGCCCAGCATCCGATAACTCCACAGGAGGGAACTGAACTTAAATAAGAAGTTTTGCTCATGTGTGAAAAGAGTAATTGGAAatccataaatattttgaaacattttgtaaTGAATATTCTGTCTTTCTGCAAGGCCATAATAATGTCAGCTACTAGCCTTCCCTGTGTTTCCCACTTTGAACAAAAATTGAGTATTTGCCACTGTAAGGCTTTATTCAAAGCTTTACCTCCATCCACATCAATTCAAATCTCCTGAATCTACACAGTAATTACCTGATCTTAAAGAACGAAAAATGGGTATTTCACAGCATCCCaatgcaaacacagaaacaccAAATGAACATACCTCTTTTTTCGTAAAAGCTATTAGGACAGTGAGTAAGATGCGGGTAAACTTGACTCTGCTGAAGACAGCCAAACATTGTTGATGCTGTAATAAAGTAATACTGCTAATTACTAAGCAGTAGGTATTAGATCATAGAATATCCtatgttggaagggacccagaagGATCATCCAGCCCAACTCCTGGCCCACCCCAAGTGCTTGAGTGTGGTCCAAGTTTTCCTGGACTCAGAgttttggtgctgtgaccacctccctggggagcctgttccagtgcccaaccactctCTGGGTGAAAACACTAATATCGAACCTAAACCTCacctgacacaacttcaggcctTTCCctcaagtcctgtcactggtcaccaccaaagaagagatcagtgcctgcccctccacCTCACAAGGAAGTTTTAACTGTGAAAGGTCTCCCCTCAAGTCTCCTaatctccaggctgaacagagcaAGTGATCTCAGCTGCccctcatacagcttcccctcaaggccaTTCATAATCTTCatggcccttctctggacactcCCTAAAACCTTAATGGCTTTCTGGTATTGTGGTGTGCGGAACTCCCACAGGACTCCAACCCTGCCTGCACAAACTGCCACACATAAAACCTTGCTGTTTGCCAGCTCTTCCCCATGCTCCTGGGTGGTCACACTTCCTGGCTGCTTGGGTGTGGTTATGCCATATTTATGCCATATTTAAATGTCCCATTTACATCCatgaaatccaggaaaaaaagcaaacaattcaTTACTTCAAGTTCAACTTCTGgatctctctcttctccttgtCGACTTCGGGTGCTCTGCAAGGCAAAGAAATGTCAAATAATTTACTAAAAATTGTAAAAGGAAGCTACTGATAAAATCCCTTGGCATTCTCTAAAACATTCACCTGTTAAATAACCcgaaaaatcagttttcaaattcaaaatttcttaaaatataatcCAGATATTTGAATGACTGTCCTATAGTAATAAGAACTATCTCAGTAAATTCTGCGAATAAGCAAGGAAAGTGCATGAATGCTTTACATTGTAAGCTGTggtaaaggaaaattaaataacttCTTTAACATTACATAGTATATCTGCCTAAAACCTGAAAGTTAAATACCTACTTTCTGTGTCCCAGCCCCGTGTTATCTTCTGCATCATGATTCCAGCTTTTACTACTACTGAAGCAACTACTAAGGAGTTTACAAATAAAGTCTGAAGATTTAGCTAGAAGGCAAACTAAAAGCATGTTATAGAAACCATTATGGCAGTTCTTCAAAAACCCCACCATAATGACACAAACCTCCTTCATTCCTCATAATCCAACTCCCTACCCCAAACCTATATTAAGTACACCTGAAATATAGTTGACAAGACAAACATGAAAACAATACCTTCACTCGTCTTTGCATGTCATCTTCTACATCTTTCAGCATACCTGGAAAAAATCACAGCACAATTAAAAGCTGAGAAGTATTTCTAGCTCACcactcaggggaaaaaagttttatgGGGAAAATCAAACTTAAAAGTGCTTTACATATCCATTAGCCAAAGAATAGACAAAAAATAATCTTGTGAGGAATGGTGAGGATGTCTTGGAACAATCAAAAATCAGAATATGGACCAACTGATGCGAAGCTAAAGGATGCACaagtttttcaaaaatatttcaatggaAAGCTcaaatacacataaaaaaatAGTGCATCAAACGATTAACGTACATACTTATGTATGCGCTTAATAACATATGTATTCATAGCTGTAGAACTACTagattgcttttgttttctaaagcagCCCATTTAGAGGACAACAAATTATGAGgcaaaaaagcagaattcaagCAGCACACTTTCCAATTGTCTGTATCTTTACAATGTTGAGCTCATGCCTAGCCACTTGACTGGCACATCTAAAAGCACTTCTGTTTCTCAGGGACTTAACAAAACAACTGAACCTTTTTACCAAGGAAAAGTAATTTGATCTCTTTTTTACCAAGTCAGCAATTTCCACAAGACAAATAAAAACTTAACAGCTGAGACTCCTAACAATTAATCAGATGTGTCTGAAAGGAATCATAtgctcaaaagagaaaaaggctgCTGGACAGATACAAAGAAAGCACAAACTGTACCTGTAACTCTAAGATCTGTCACACTGTTGGCCATTTTAAATCCATAAGTCATTGACTGAAAATcttcctaaaaaagaaaaatccaagaagCAATACGTTGTGAAACATAAAAGCTGCAGTTACATTTTCAGGTTGGGgtttgaggttttctttttggtttgggtttttttgggagttGTTTTCTTATCAGGTTTTGggtctttttgctgtttttcctcttttggaTGAGTGATTGGGGGTGTGCTTTTGTTTAATTCCATCAAGTACAGAAGTCCAGATTTATTCCACACAGCTGAATGCACTTAGAATGAATATACTGAATGACTTTCCCACCCAAATCCAGCTTCAGGTaattattttctgcataaatCCTTAATACCAATATGCCCTTCATATTTTCATCAAGTGACATCCTACCAATATGTTACAAGAACTATAGCTGCAAAGTAGTATTTGATCCATTTTAGATATAGTCAGCAAGAGTGACTTGTCCAAGTTAAGAGGAAACAGAGATTGCTCTAAGCACAGAAAAGAGGATTCTGATCCCATTGCCAGATGGACATTTTAGACAAAACGCAATCATTATTATCTAACatagaaaaataaggaaaaaataacagtttcaCAACTGAAACACATTTCAAATGGTTAACCACAAGACTTGCACTGCTtcttgatttaaatatttatgtggtTCCAGTATtcaaggaaaatacagaagagaGCATGAAACACCTTCATTgaggaaaactgcattttaaaggtATCCAGTCTAATACTTTTAGAATGATGAACTGCTACTCCTACAGTATCATCACATCAAACACTAACAAATGTCACTAATACATTGTTTTACATGCATTATGGTATAATGTTGCATATTTAATCTAACAGGAGATGGGAAACATACCTCCTCAAAAACAGCTGCTTTGTTAACCTTTTCTCTGGCAATATCACAGATTTTTAGGA contains:
- the NAA35 gene encoding N-alpha-acetyltransferase 35, NatC auxiliary subunit; the protein is MVMKATLEDDDSGWELGMPDKMEKSNTSWIDITQDFEEACRELKLGELLHDKLFGLFEAMSAIEMMDPKMDAGMIGNQVNRKVLNFEQAIKDGTIKIKDLTSPELVGIMDTCFCCLITWLEGHSLAQTVFTCLYIHNPDFIEDPAMKAFALGILKICDIAREKVNKAAVFEEEDFQSMTYGFKMANSVTDLRVTGMLKDVEDDMQRRVKSTRSRQGEERDPEVELEHQQCLAVFSRVKFTRILLTVLIAFTKKETSAVAEAQKLMTQAADLLSAIHNSLHHGMQAQNDTTKGDHPIMMGFEPLVNQRLLPPTFPRYAKIIKREEMVNYFSKLIDRIKTVCEVVNLSNLHCILDFFCEFSEQSPCVLSRSLLQTTFLVDNKKVFGTHLMQDMVKDALRSFVSPPVLSPKCCLYNNHQAKDYIDSFVTHCVRPFCSLIQIHGHNRARQRDKLGHILEEFATLQDEAEKVDAALHSMLLKQEPQRQHLACLGTWVLYHNLRIMIQYLLSGFELELYSMHEYYYIYWYLSEFLYAWLMSTLSRADSSQMAEERIMEEQQKGRSSKKTKKKKKVRPLSREITMSQAYQNMCAGMYKTMIAFDMDGKVRKPKFELDSEQVRYEHRFAPFNSVITPPPVHYLQFKEMSDLNKYSPPPQSSDLYMAASKHYQQAKMILENIPNPDNEVNRILKVAKPNIVVMKLLAGGHKKDSKVPPEFDFSPHKYFPVVKLV